In Danaus plexippus chromosome 17, MEX_DaPlex, whole genome shotgun sequence, one DNA window encodes the following:
- the LOC116771210 gene encoding N6-adenosine-methyltransferase non-catalytic subunit isoform X2 translates to MSEKLKEIRERSQKRKKLLIQTLGVSSVGELRNALGATLDVTPKKQASSEYTSDGNEKPVHKEPDSLVYTDSSTFLKGTQSSNPHNDYCQHFVDTGQRPQNYIRDVGLADRFEEYPKLRELIKLKDELIARTATPPMYLKCDLKTFDLKTMGSKFDVVLVEPPLGAGWRWRDVLALELHHLAQPRSFVFLWCGSSEGLDMGRECLKKWGFRRCEDICWIKTNIKNPGHSKNLEHNAVFQRTKEHCLMGIKGTVRRSVDGDFIHANVDIDLIISEDPEFGSTEKPIEIFHIMEHFCLGRRRVHLFGRDSTIRPGWVTIGHELTNSNFNAELYASYFTEGRDTTGCTERIEALRPKSPPNTSKTRPRGRGGFRGRGRGRGAL, encoded by the exons ATGAGTGAGAAGTTGAAAGAAATTCGTGAAAGATCACAAAAACGGAAGAAACTTCTAATACAGACG TTAGGTGTTTCAAGTGTGGGCGAGCTGCGTAATGCTCTTGGCGCCACCCTCGACGTAACACCTAAGAAACAAGCCTCCTCAGAGTACACCTCTGATGGCAATGAGAAACCTGTTCACAAGGAACCAGACAGCCTCGTGTACACTGATTCATCCACATTCTTGAAG GGAACACAGTCTTCAAATCCTCACAATGACTACTGCCAACATTTTGTGGACACGGGTCAAAGACCACAGAACTATATTCGGGATGTAGGACTCGCTGATCGGTTTGAAGAGTATCCTAAACTCAGAGAACTGATCAAATTGAAGGATGAACTCATCGCCCGGACAGCAACACCGCCTATGTACTTAAAATGTGATTTGAAG ACATTTGATCTTAAGACGATGGGTAGCAAGTTTGACGTGGTGCTAGTGGAACCTCCTCTGGGAGCCGGCTGGCGCTGGAGGGATGTCCTCGCCCTGGAGCTGCATCACCTGGCTCAGCCCCGGTCCTTTGTGTTCCTGTGGTGCGGAAGCTCGGAGG GTTTAGATATGGGAAGGGAATGTCTGAAGAAATGGGGATTTCGTCGTTGTGAGGACATATGCTGGATCAAGACTAATATCAAAAACCCAGGACACTCCAAGAACCTGGAGCACAACGCGGTGTTCCAGAGGACCAAGGAACACTGTCTCATGGGAATCAAAGGGACGGTGAGGAGGTCGGTGGACGGCGACTTCATACACGCCAACGTCGATATAGACCTCATCATATCTGAAGATCCCGAGTTCGGCAGCACGGAGAAGCCCATCGAAATATTCCACATCATGGAACACTTCTGTTTAGGACGAAGAAG AGTCCATCTGTTCGGTCGAGATTCCACGATCCGTCCGGGCTGGGTGACCATCGGCCACGAGCTCACCAACTCCAACTTCAACGCGGAGCTGTACGCGTCCTACTTCACGGAAGGTCGCGACACGACTGGCTGTACTGAACGGATAGAAGCCCTCCGACCGAAGAGCCCTCCCAACACCAGCAAGACACGACCCAGGGGCCGGGGGGGCTTCAGGGGTCGCGGGCGGGGCCGGGGGGCCCTCTAG
- the LOC116771210 gene encoding N6-adenosine-methyltransferase non-catalytic subunit isoform X1, with the protein MTCVLVSATNEKNTQSGDFLYLRLGVSSVGELRNALGATLDVTPKKQASSEYTSDGNEKPVHKEPDSLVYTDSSTFLKGTQSSNPHNDYCQHFVDTGQRPQNYIRDVGLADRFEEYPKLRELIKLKDELIARTATPPMYLKCDLKTFDLKTMGSKFDVVLVEPPLGAGWRWRDVLALELHHLAQPRSFVFLWCGSSEGLDMGRECLKKWGFRRCEDICWIKTNIKNPGHSKNLEHNAVFQRTKEHCLMGIKGTVRRSVDGDFIHANVDIDLIISEDPEFGSTEKPIEIFHIMEHFCLGRRRVHLFGRDSTIRPGWVTIGHELTNSNFNAELYASYFTEGRDTTGCTERIEALRPKSPPNTSKTRPRGRGGFRGRGRGRGAL; encoded by the exons ATGACATGTGTTCTGGTTAGTGCaactaatgaaaaaaatactcagTCCGGTGACTTTTTGTATCTGAGA TTAGGTGTTTCAAGTGTGGGCGAGCTGCGTAATGCTCTTGGCGCCACCCTCGACGTAACACCTAAGAAACAAGCCTCCTCAGAGTACACCTCTGATGGCAATGAGAAACCTGTTCACAAGGAACCAGACAGCCTCGTGTACACTGATTCATCCACATTCTTGAAG GGAACACAGTCTTCAAATCCTCACAATGACTACTGCCAACATTTTGTGGACACGGGTCAAAGACCACAGAACTATATTCGGGATGTAGGACTCGCTGATCGGTTTGAAGAGTATCCTAAACTCAGAGAACTGATCAAATTGAAGGATGAACTCATCGCCCGGACAGCAACACCGCCTATGTACTTAAAATGTGATTTGAAG ACATTTGATCTTAAGACGATGGGTAGCAAGTTTGACGTGGTGCTAGTGGAACCTCCTCTGGGAGCCGGCTGGCGCTGGAGGGATGTCCTCGCCCTGGAGCTGCATCACCTGGCTCAGCCCCGGTCCTTTGTGTTCCTGTGGTGCGGAAGCTCGGAGG GTTTAGATATGGGAAGGGAATGTCTGAAGAAATGGGGATTTCGTCGTTGTGAGGACATATGCTGGATCAAGACTAATATCAAAAACCCAGGACACTCCAAGAACCTGGAGCACAACGCGGTGTTCCAGAGGACCAAGGAACACTGTCTCATGGGAATCAAAGGGACGGTGAGGAGGTCGGTGGACGGCGACTTCATACACGCCAACGTCGATATAGACCTCATCATATCTGAAGATCCCGAGTTCGGCAGCACGGAGAAGCCCATCGAAATATTCCACATCATGGAACACTTCTGTTTAGGACGAAGAAG AGTCCATCTGTTCGGTCGAGATTCCACGATCCGTCCGGGCTGGGTGACCATCGGCCACGAGCTCACCAACTCCAACTTCAACGCGGAGCTGTACGCGTCCTACTTCACGGAAGGTCGCGACACGACTGGCTGTACTGAACGGATAGAAGCCCTCCGACCGAAGAGCCCTCCCAACACCAGCAAGACACGACCCAGGGGCCGGGGGGGCTTCAGGGGTCGCGGGCGGGGCCGGGGGGCCCTCTAG
- the LOC116771210 gene encoding N6-adenosine-methyltransferase non-catalytic subunit isoform X3, whose protein sequence is MTCVLLGVSSVGELRNALGATLDVTPKKQASSEYTSDGNEKPVHKEPDSLVYTDSSTFLKGTQSSNPHNDYCQHFVDTGQRPQNYIRDVGLADRFEEYPKLRELIKLKDELIARTATPPMYLKCDLKTFDLKTMGSKFDVVLVEPPLGAGWRWRDVLALELHHLAQPRSFVFLWCGSSEGLDMGRECLKKWGFRRCEDICWIKTNIKNPGHSKNLEHNAVFQRTKEHCLMGIKGTVRRSVDGDFIHANVDIDLIISEDPEFGSTEKPIEIFHIMEHFCLGRRRVHLFGRDSTIRPGWVTIGHELTNSNFNAELYASYFTEGRDTTGCTERIEALRPKSPPNTSKTRPRGRGGFRGRGRGRGAL, encoded by the exons ATGACATGTGTTCTG TTAGGTGTTTCAAGTGTGGGCGAGCTGCGTAATGCTCTTGGCGCCACCCTCGACGTAACACCTAAGAAACAAGCCTCCTCAGAGTACACCTCTGATGGCAATGAGAAACCTGTTCACAAGGAACCAGACAGCCTCGTGTACACTGATTCATCCACATTCTTGAAG GGAACACAGTCTTCAAATCCTCACAATGACTACTGCCAACATTTTGTGGACACGGGTCAAAGACCACAGAACTATATTCGGGATGTAGGACTCGCTGATCGGTTTGAAGAGTATCCTAAACTCAGAGAACTGATCAAATTGAAGGATGAACTCATCGCCCGGACAGCAACACCGCCTATGTACTTAAAATGTGATTTGAAG ACATTTGATCTTAAGACGATGGGTAGCAAGTTTGACGTGGTGCTAGTGGAACCTCCTCTGGGAGCCGGCTGGCGCTGGAGGGATGTCCTCGCCCTGGAGCTGCATCACCTGGCTCAGCCCCGGTCCTTTGTGTTCCTGTGGTGCGGAAGCTCGGAGG GTTTAGATATGGGAAGGGAATGTCTGAAGAAATGGGGATTTCGTCGTTGTGAGGACATATGCTGGATCAAGACTAATATCAAAAACCCAGGACACTCCAAGAACCTGGAGCACAACGCGGTGTTCCAGAGGACCAAGGAACACTGTCTCATGGGAATCAAAGGGACGGTGAGGAGGTCGGTGGACGGCGACTTCATACACGCCAACGTCGATATAGACCTCATCATATCTGAAGATCCCGAGTTCGGCAGCACGGAGAAGCCCATCGAAATATTCCACATCATGGAACACTTCTGTTTAGGACGAAGAAG AGTCCATCTGTTCGGTCGAGATTCCACGATCCGTCCGGGCTGGGTGACCATCGGCCACGAGCTCACCAACTCCAACTTCAACGCGGAGCTGTACGCGTCCTACTTCACGGAAGGTCGCGACACGACTGGCTGTACTGAACGGATAGAAGCCCTCCGACCGAAGAGCCCTCCCAACACCAGCAAGACACGACCCAGGGGCCGGGGGGGCTTCAGGGGTCGCGGGCGGGGCCGGGGGGCCCTCTAG